Proteins found in one Bicyclus anynana chromosome 26, ilBicAnyn1.1, whole genome shotgun sequence genomic segment:
- the LOC128199605 gene encoding zinc finger protein 613-like, producing MNKLQKDILELEEQFRSNSCRICLTPDIHNSCNLINEKLIKCIKFCTGIRINQDSKLPTQICKDCLSSIAVAYKFKNLCMIAEKICGNLLQNRTKIDKPETCTSPLENGIEVDVPEINKAEVDDSENLNKIVVDGDCMNLLQNEIEVDMPEINKIEVDDSESLNILLVDGDCMKPLQNGIKVEMSEIDKVQVGDNQILVNEDCTKENFVNIDHTNELEIEKIVMDNNFNVNENEDVTYFIYDPGEQDNLLDEPGSHIDEDNSQIEISGTESSSVQRESDEGNTKVTQRFVFGPYSNSKLKRIKLYCKWCDMKFATKQEASVHRELVHKRRTSFTCQVCGKTFARRAAHYVHARSHLPPTFACDHCDYRTAVKNQLAVHLRIHAAGPRRYQCEQCPSAYHTPSNLLNHRRKVHERLKRYACHVCGKTFFTSTDLNDHLDTHNKIKR from the exons ATGAATAAGCTACAAAAAGACATTTTGGAGTTAGAAGAACAGTTTAGATCGAATTCCTGCAGAATTTGCTTGACTCCAGATATCCACAACAgttgtaatttaattaacgaaaagttaataaagtgtattaagtTTTGTACTGGAATTAGG aTAAATCAAGACAGCAAACTTCCAACACAAATATGCAAAGACTGTCTCAGTAGCATCGCTGTAGCATATAAGTTCAAAAATCTTTGCATGATCGCTGAAAAAATATGCGGTAATCTACTTCAGAACAGAACAAAGATTGACAAGCCTGAAACATGTACAAGTCCTCTGGAAAATGGAATAGAAGTTGATGTGCCTGAAATTAACAAAGCTGAGGTTGATGATAGTGAAAACCTAAACAAAATTGTAGTTGACGGAGATTGTATGAATCTACTCCAAAATGAAATAGAAGTGGATATGCCtgaaattaacaaaattgaGGTTGATGACAGTGAAAGCCTAAATATATTGCTAGTTGACGGAGATTGTATGAAACCACTGCAAAATGGAATAAAAGTTGAGATGTCTGAAATTGACAAAGTTCAGGTTGGTGACAATCAAATCCTAGTTAATGAAGATTgtacaaaagaaaattttgttaaCATAGACCATACAAATGAATTGGAAATAGAGAAAATTGTAAtggataataattttaatgtaaatgaaaatgaagaTGTGACATACTTCATATATGATCCTGGTGAACAAGATAATTTACTGGATGAACCAGGCAGCCATATAGATGAAGATAATTCACAAATAGAGATATCTGGGACAGAAAGCAGTAGTGTTCAAag GGAATCAGACGAAGGTAACACCAAAGTAACACAAAGATTTGTGTTCGGTCCATACAGTAACAGCAAACTGAAGCGCATTAAATTATACTGCAAGTGGTGCGACATGAAGTTTGCCACCAAGCAAGAGGCCAGTGTGCACAGGGAGCTGGTGCATAAACGTAGGACGTCTTTCACATGTCAG GTATGCGGTAAGACGTTCGCGAGGCGCGCCGCCCACTACGTGCACGCGCGCTCGCACCTGCCGCCCACGTTCGCCTGCGACCACTGCGACTACCGCACCGCCGTCAAGAACCAGCTGGCCGTCCACCTGCGCATACACGCCG CCGGTCCCCGAAGGTACCAGTGCGAGCAGTGCCCGTCCGCGTACCACACGCCGTCCAACCTGCTGAACCACCGGCGCAAGGTGCACGAGCGGCTCAAGCGGTACGCGTGCCACGTCTGCGGGAAGACGTTCTTCACCAGCACCGACCTCAACGACCACCTCGACACGCACAACAAGATCAAACGGTGA